TAATCAAGCACCGGCAGTTGAGAACCGTGACTAACGCGTTCATCATGTCCCTATCGCTCTCGGATTTCCTCACGGCCGTTCTTTGTTTACCCTTCTCCTTCATGATGCTCTCCAGCAAGGATGGCAAGTGGATGTTCGGTGAGCCCTTCTGTATCGCCAACGGCTTCTTCAACACCTGCTTCGGCATCATCTCCACCTTGACCATGACGCTCATCTCATTCGACCGCTATTATGCTATCGTCAGGCAGCCGCAAGCCAAAATCGGTCGGAGGAGAGCGATCCAGCTCCTGGCGGCAGTTTGGTTATGCGCGGTGGTCTTCTCGTTTCCTTGGTACCTGCTTAGGGAGACCTCCGGGCGCTTGGTGGTGCACAAACAGGGGTTTTACCATTGCATGTACGTGTTCCACTCTGGCACCTCCAGGATGGGTACTGAATACAGTGTAGCTTTAATAGTAGTGTGCTATCTGCTTCCCTTCGCCCTCATGTGCTTCTGCCACTACAACATCTGCAAAACCGTCCGGCTGTCGGAGATCAGGGTGCGGCCGGTGACCACTTACGCGCACCTGTTGCGCTTCTACAGCGAGATGCGCACCGCCACCACCGTGCTCATCATGATCGTGTTCAGCATCTTCTGCTGGGGGCCCTACTGCCTGATGGGCATCATCACCGCGCTCGGGAGCTACTCTTTCAATCCTGCTATGGATACTGTGGCCATCTGGATGGCGTGGGCTAACGGTGCCATCAACCCGTTGATTTATGCCATAAGGAACCCGAATATATCCATGCTGCTGGGTCGGAGCAGAGAGGAGGGATACAGGACTAGAAACATAGCCGCGTACCTGTCAACGCAGACGCAGCGCAGGGACGCGGTCCGGGACCGGGCGGACCGGATTCGGGATCGGTACGTGAGCCGACACGGCGCAAACAGCCGTCTATCTTCTTCAAGCCCGGCAAACGGCGGAGAAGTGGCTATGTGGGCCTGTAAAAACCCGGCGGTGTTCTTCTGTAGAGATGCGCATCCGGACACGATCACTGAACCGGCCGTGCCCAAAGTTGAGACTGCTGACACCAGTCTGTAACGCGGTCAAAACTTTATGATGATAACGGGAGGTGCTACAGGTGTACAGCGGGACCCAAAATTACTTGGGTCAcacttaaaaattacaaaaatatattttattgcattggATAACAAAATGTCAAGTCATGCCAAGTCCATGGCAACtcattttgacacacacacacacacagacacacacactgagagagagagagttaatttATGACATTCACATTGTTTGTATATATCGGGctgtttctgtttctctgctcACAGTAAACATATAGCCTATTTTATTAGAGACCCTTAATATAATTTTCTTATTAAGTTATATTTATTCTGGTATTTAGTTAGTTAAGCTTTTAGTTaagcttttgaaaaaaaaggttttcttttcataattattttattgtagctataatatatatatatatatatatatatatatatatatatatatatatatatatatatatattatttcattagGGGTAAagatgcaatgcaaaaaacattgtTCTTATGTGGGCTATTTTATTACAACAGTTTCATTTAGCTGCAATTAAAAAATCACCTGTAGAACCTCCCTTTATATTTCAGTAAATCATGTGCATTCATATAAATGGAAAAAGGCCTACTAATCAAAGTTTCATGTCAGTTCCAAATATTTGATTGCACATTAACTAACAGcattattatgttatataatgtttaaaaacaacattattttgcctGTTTTTAAAGCTGAAGTATATGTAGGTTAATTTCCATGTCACTAGTCACCTAGCAAACTTTAAAAGCGACGCTTTACGAAGAAACAGATAAAACCCGCACACAACTCATGCTACCGGTCGAGTCGGTATTATAGTGTACAGGCGAATGTTTTGAGAATGAAACAAATATCTCAAATGTTTTTATGatggcaatttgcatatactcgaGAATGTtctgaagagtgatcagatgaattgcaaatAAGTCCCTCTTCgccataaaaaattaatttaatctaaaaaaatatttccactgcatttcagccTTGCCACAAAAGGACCAGCTGACATCATGTCAGTGGTTCTCTCATTAACAAAGGTGAGAGTGTCGATGAGGACATGGCTAGAGATCACTCTGTCATGCTGATTGAGTTAGAACAACAGACTGGAAGCTTTAAAAGGAGCTgggtgcttgaaatcattgttcttcctaTGTTAACTATGATTACCTGCAAGAAAACACATGCAGTTAGCAATGCTTTGCTCGAAAAGTGATTCACACACAAGGATAATGCTGCTaataagattgcacctaaatcaatcaTTTATCAGATCATCGAGAACGTCAAGGGGAGAGGTTCATCAGTTATAAAGAAGACTTCAGGGTGCCTGAgaaaagtccagcaagtgccaggaccaTCTCCTAAAGtagattcagctgtgggatcgggggaccaccagtgcagagcttgctcaggaatggcagcaggcaggtgtgagcgcatctgcatgcacagtgaggccaagacttttggaggatggcctggtgtcaagaataTGGAAGAATCAGCTGCCATCAATCAGAATGTGGTCCAGAATTTGATTGACAGCATGCCAGGGTGAATTGCAGAGTCTTGAAAAAAAGGGTCAACACTGCAAATACATTGAGTCTTTGCATAAACCTATTGTAATAGTCTTTAACACTTATACAATTCTTGTAATTATACTTCAGTATACCATagttacatttgaaaaaaaaaaatctaaaaacactAAAGCAGCAGTAGactttgtgaaaattaatatttgtgtcattctcaaaacttttggccatggctGTAGGATTAGTCTCGCTCTTTACACTGTTAAAACATTACATTCTTCAGCTTTAAACAAGCCTATAAGTAAAACTGTCAAAGTGTGAATGTAAATGAATTTAAGATGCATTATCATGCATTAGATTAAGGATTTATGTAATCATCAACCTATATTTGAAACCAAACTCTCCAAGCATGAGTTCATTAGTGTAATGAATCAGCAGATAAAGTGTGTAGACtcgtgtgtgtctatgtgtgtgcgaAGTGCCAAGATGAAAGTCACTCTTGAGCCTAATGCAAAGGCTCTACAACACTGTGAATGAACCTGAGGGTTTACAGAAATCTCTCACAAAACCATATTCATGCTGTTCATCATCTGTTCTGGGGTGTTAATGCTGTCCTGGAATATTAACAGTGAAACTTACAAGAGGTGAGAGGATTTTATAACTCTTTAATTGAACAATCGGTCATTTAAGAAATAGGGCTAGAACGTTTTCTTTTCATTGTGAATTGTCTTTGCTTTTAGGTTTACACCCTTCACACTTCAGTTTTCGAAAACACAGGCATTCAGAAACATATACCTGCTATACTATAAAAAAAAGACCTCAAAAGCAAACTACATTTACAGAAAACGTCAAATAAAATAGGAATGGGGTATAATGTTCTTTGATTAATTTGTAAACAGTATACATTTCTGACAAATAATTGATCATATTTTTGAGGGGAAACCAATATATTTTCTATGAGATTTTGAAAGATCAACATAAAACATGTAACAAATACAACCAACAAAGCGCCTTAACTGTTGGATGTACTGTAGCATGGTTTACAGAATACAGAAATTAATGTCAGTATTTAACTATTTGGAACaatttctatacattttttttatatttcaggcaGCCACTTTGGAGCATGAATTGATCAAATTCAGAATTTATATGACTGTAGCATCAGACTGCCCTTTATTAGTTTGATGTGATGGGTTAAACCACCATTCATGTTTGTAGATATCTGTGCTTCTTagtcttttatattttataaaaatcagtTTGGATTGACTTTTTCTGCAAATGTTCATCAGTATTTATATGTGGAAGACCAGCCTTAGAGATCTAGAGAGGTATATTGTGTTGATAATCCAATCAAACAAAAGCACAGGGTCTTTGATATGCCCAACCTTCCTTGGAACAGATTCACTTTAGAGAGCGTATAAGCAGGCATAAAAGAGACGTATTAATTTTTTAAACCTTGTTGGTTTCAGTAATAGGAGATGCATTCTCATTTTCAAATACTaaaattactcttttttttttttttttttttaaatatcaactaCATTTAAGATTTCAGACAAGCATTGAAATCAACATTGCCATACATTGTCTTTGAAAGCAGTTTGCctgaaataaatgtttgaatATGTTTTATCCATTTTTGGCTTTATGTTTGATTACTATTCACAAATCACTCTTTGATAATTCAGTTTTAAGGGTAATTATGACTATGAAGCACTTTCTTAACCCTAAATCTTCTTGCAATTCAAGAAAaatttcaagtaatgaaactgAAGACAAGTTAGCAGTCAAACACCAATGCAATGACCCTCAGGGTTTATTTATTGATTACATATCTCacatccaaatgaattcttaaataaagaaaacaaaaatcctGCCAACAGAAGAAACTATTACAAAGTAATACAATATTACAAAGAACTAGATTTAATGGCATCTGATCAACAGGAAAAATACTATTAGCACAGAATAGTAGTAGTGTCAAGGGCTAAGAAAAAAGCCTTGGTCAGAAGAGTTAACAATgggtatatgtacatatatacaaccttaaacacaaacaaaagaaaTTACAAGAATATACATGCACAGAAGGTTTTGCATCCACAGCTCTTTTTAATGAATGTTCTTTTTGGTAACTGTCCTTCTGTCATCttctaaaatatatttgcaaTCAAAGTTTGACCTCAGCATATTTTACTTTTCCACTAAACTTCCTGTCAGTACATTTAATACATGGCATCTGGAGAtttataataaaaagtttaacttCAATAACATATTATACAAAAGGTTGTTTTCTGGATTTTAAACGGTGCATTGTGCTTTAACAGGTCTGGAATGgacagtttattaataaacaatcgCTTGTGCTCGAGTTACAAATGTAACAAAAGGAAATACTTATTATAATCACATCAATCTCATCATCCAATGATATACAAGTATCACTGGTTATTACTTGCGTCCCACAATTCAACAAAAATCACTTCTGCTTCCAAAACACTGACATTTAGTGTTTAGCACACCACATATTGCAAAACAAGGCCTGTTCTTGATAGTACACGTTGTACACCAACAATAACTCAACAAAAATGTATGCAGTATCTGAACAGACAGATATAAATGGGGTTTATGGCCAGGCAGGAAAAACAGTGAAAATGGGTGTTTCTGCATTTCAGTTTGTAGCCCTTTCTGCTCATTCTTTCTGTGTGACTCCTGTCATCTTCAACACAAACACTGTCACATCTGATTTACAGGTTTAGAAAAGACTAGAAATCGTTAAGAAGTATTTTGGCAGTCAGCACAAAACAGGGCCTGGATATCCTCTCCGGTTCTAAACAGAGGTAGAGCTTGTGCATGCAGGAGTAACGTCTCTGCTCTACCAACAGTTGgcagcactcactcactcactcactcactcagcttCCTCAGAAGTTGAGTTTGGTGATGggcctctctctgctgctctctgcACTCTGTTTGACGGGACGTTTGCGGTTGTGTTTCATCTTCGACAGGTCTTTGTCGAACACCTCTCCGGATCGGAGTGCAGACACCAGATCGTCGAATTCTCCATCCTCCTCACAGTTCTCTTTGGCTTTCCGGGCTTTTCTTTCCTTCTCACGTTGTTCCTTGAGCTGTTCACagacatattttttatgttatttttttaactgttcatTGTGTTGCATGGAGGTGTTTAGTTTGACCAATGGAATGGTAAAGCACTGCATACTACATACTACACAGTTTACACTAtaggaagaatttttttttctttataacccCCCTCTCCTTAATTTATTGCctgtttttattttgatgtattcTCACTTTTCTGAATGACAAGGATTTTTACTGTTATATTACAGGAGCGTAAATAcgacaaattattaaaaaacattgttCAATTTTACCGAACCCAAATTTACAATAGTACAGAATGCAGCATACAGAATTGATAGATTTTTGTTTAGGGTGTTAGTACAACACCTTTAGAGAGGATCttgcatgtgcatgtgtttggGATGGACACAGTGCATGCTTGTTGATACAGTACCTGCGCGTCCATGCGAGCCCTGCGCTCTTCCTCCTCCTTGCGTCGTTGCATGTTCTCATTGTCCTGTTTAGCTTCACTGAAAGCCTGTAGGAACTGATCAAAGATGCCAAAGAACTCATCGGGCTGCATGCGCGTGGCGTCCTCACCAAAGTGCTTCACGGCCTTCTCAAACTGTGTAGAATGAATGACAAAGACATTAAGGAAGGAGATTCTTTATGTCatgtaatcattattttacgaggGATTTCTTTAGTACTTGAACTTGGTTCgatgatcaaaaataaatatcacagtaaaagtaatattatgaaataactACAATTttagataacttttttttatttgaatttacttaaaactataatttattcctctgatggaaAGCAGatttttcttcagtgtcacatgatccttcagaaataattttaatatgccgatttgctgctcaataaacatttcttattattatcaatgttgttctGCTTAACATTTTTTAGAAAACCGAGATACATTTTtccccaggattctttgatgaatacagagttcaaaagaacagaattcatttgaaatataaatcattcggaacataaatgtctttaaatgtcagttttgatcaatttaatgcatccttgttgaataaaagtattaatttccttaaaaaaacatactgaccccaacatttttaacagtagtgtatgaATGTATTGCAATGTGAGACAACTACAGGCCCTCACATTTCTAACTAAGATCAAAGCTTCATCTGCACCTTTGCCAACCCTTTAGAAAACCAGCTAGATCCCAACATAAAACTTAACCACTGCGGTAGCATCAAATCCATCCCATGAGCAGCTTCATGAGCAGGATTAGACTGTAAGAACCTGCCTTTGAAACTGATCTTCAGCCTACTGCAGTTAAAGATTACGGTCCATGTTTCCAGCAGTTCCAATGTCCACAAAGACAGAAGCCCAATAAACTCTAGCGAAAGCAGTGATTTAACTTCTACAAGGCCAAGCTATGTTTGCCAGCATGGAGCGAAAAAATCTGCCATTTCAGATGTGTAACGGTGACTTCAAAGCTGCAGCGGAGCTCTCATATTTAAGCAGCCAGATAGAGTGACAGGCCTCACTATGCTCAAACCTCTCGTAAACCTTTAACATCTATTAGCTTCTCAGGCTCAGTAAACTGTGGTGCACTTTCGTTCTTACCAAATCCTTGGCGTCCTGAAGAGAGTCTTCAACTTCAGAGAAACTGAAACCAGCCACAGTGATGAACTGACTCACAATAGACACAAACTTATCACCGTTGGTCTGAGGCTGACTCTTCTGGTACTCTAGCTCCtgtagagagagaaacagacaggcTGCTATCAAGACACAAGTAATGCAATGACTTAAATACCAGATATTTAATCAGAAAGAGTGAATGCCGGTTCATCCCAAGAAAACACCTTAGCAATCTAGCAAGGCCTTCAAACTTCAAATCTCAGTTATGAAGTTTTAAAGAGTTGTAATCATAAATTATGTTTTAGCCAATGATGTTGCATGGCTGTTCTataaatagatacatttgtgtgacTGGATGACCTCATAAGCTGTAAAGCTTGTAATTGTAGACAAAATGGGAATGGTGCTTACCGTCTCCACGCTTTTTAGGCCAGTGCGCAGATTGTTAATGTCTTTCTCCAGTTCAGTCATGCtgggaaaaaaggaagaaaaataagTTGGAGGGAGAGATAATGAGAGATTAAGTTTCACTGGACAATTTGCAGACCCTTTAATCTCATTTCACATCAAACAGTATCTTCACACAGTGACAGTGGTTTTGCCAAATAGGacttgttcctggatcaacaactTTTGTTGGTGCTGGAACAACATTCCTGTCTAACATTTTGCTCATGTTCTAACCCCACCTGAACTATAAACTACCCCTAAAATGAGATGAGAAATGATGGGCTCAAACTGTTCAAGCTCTCAGCACTAACCGTACCCCTAACATCTGATTTAACATCTGGCTGTTAAAGGAATATTGCGGGTTCAATACACAGTCCTGTTCAAAAGTGTGGTGttgggaaggtttttttttacaacttttagGACATGCTtacaaagcctgcatttatttgaagaaaaatacagtaaaaaaagtaatattgtgaaatgttataataattgtaaaatgttctgttttgatatattttaaaatgtacttttaaaatattctccttttcagcatcattactccagtcttcagtgtcacatgatccatcagagaaatgttttttgtcttttttaaaacataatatatgTCTTTTACATAATTGTCTTTAAttgtcaatttaatgtgtccttgctggattaaaactgaaaataaaaattaaaaaatctttcTGGCCCCAAACAGTTGAAGCATTTGTGGTGAAAcactgatcatttaaaaaaaaataaaacattccaaCTCATCCCTTTGAGGTAACAGCAATTATTTTTAGTGGATTTTAAAAGCAGAAACATAATGCTTAtgattttataaaagcactttcATTAATTCTTCTGTTAAAACCTGTGCATTATTTGAGCTTTACAGCTTTGATATAACTTCACATATAAAAGGACagtagattaattatttatattaaaatcatgGTAATTTGCATATTGTCTTGTTGGCATACGATTGCGAGAGTATTTCAACATGTACAGAATGGCCTCTTTCACTTCCATTTTAAGCTTCTCACTGTAAGCCAAAATGTTGCTTTGTTTCAAGAAAGTGAGAGACCAGTGTAAATGAATTTTGTGCTAATCAAAATTGTGCCACAAAGTGGCATCGATTAAGCTTAACTTGTACTAAATCCTTTAAAAGTGTTGTTCCAGGACTGatatttgcttttattattgGGTGCAATAGTTGATCGTTTTAGGTGCTTACTTGACTTTGGCTGCTACTGGAACGTCGTGCAGATCCTCATGAATCAGGCTGACTTTAGGGTACTTCTGCTCAAGAACGGTAATCAGGTAGTGCAGGAGAGTGACGTTCCTGTTGACACACACAGCTTGTGTAACTGCATGGCTGGTAGGAGTTTAATATTCAGTACTCATACAAACCAAAGCCCTGTGTTTACTTGTCGATGCTGGACTTGGTGTCAGCGATCTTGTTGAGAGAGGACACTTTGAAGCCAAAGGCATTGCCCCTCTGGCCTTTGTTCATGTAGTTGCCGAAGGCCAGCACCACCTCCAGAAGCTGTTGAAGATTCCTGCTCTGAAGAACCTCTTTAGAGGCTTTACTGAGagctgagagagaaaaaaaaatgtaattaaattacgccTACACCTTGCATTATTTCACATAATTGAGAACATTACTGTAGATCATGCATGACAGGATTTACCTTCCACTTTCGGCTTGATTTCTGCTATTCTTTCTGCAAACTTCTTTTTGAAGTAAAGAGACTGCAGTCTTTGCTGGTAGTGGTTGATTCTGTAGTTTAAAAGTAGAATTGAAATGAAACCCCATGTATGATAATATCTCATTTACATTACCAGACAAATATATGGACATATTTTGTTGAATTTAAGTTTCGTATGATCTTAAAACGTATAGATTTctattaaaataagttttgtatTTGAAGTACATTTGATTATAAATTGTGGAAAATAGTCAAAATAAGGATTAAAGAAGTCTAAGTGACGGACtagtaatttatataaaataatattacatataaaaattgATGTATAGTAAAGTAGAATATATAACAGATCTTGAAAGAAATCTAACAAGGGGtgtacccataatgcattgctaCAAAACATCTGGAACATTAACAGCCAAATATGTTTCtgtggtttttctttttttttgttaaagcatGCCTGTTCATGAGACACGAGTCCTGTTAAccatattcaaataataaaaaaatagtccAATAACACCTGcaacttgtttatttttttattaataaagctgCCCATACGTCATGGCTTTAATATTTATGTCTTTGTTGGCTGACATTCCAGAGATTAATAACAATGTACAATGAAGaggtcaaaaaaaaataaaaaatgacgaCATGTTTCCAGCCCTGTTTCAGCCAATTTCAGGCTTCATGCCAAACTGAGGAAAATCAAATTTGGTAACTGAAGTCATGAATTATAGCATGAGACTAGCCAGACCGAGATAAGAATGTCATTCTGTTAAATGGTTTCTTTTCCACATACTGACCTCTACACCACCTTGAGCTTTTGTGCAGACACACCATTTAGAAGATATTGTGTGTTTTGATGGCTCTGTCCAGTCTGATGAACATTATCTCTATTTATTATGTCCAAATACTAAGTGGCTTTTCATGACCTAAATT
The sequence above is drawn from the Carassius carassius chromosome 31, fCarCar2.1, whole genome shotgun sequence genome and encodes:
- the LOC132112012 gene encoding G-protein coupled receptor 135-like, with product MDLPGISNTTVDNMSGSGFILEIVTIKPVVNSLSTQASNYTAAGGVHRDTPVRSSEGNSILQGIAVAAQALLLLAIFLLSSLGNSAVVVVIIKHRQLRTVTNAFIMSLSLSDFLTAVLCLPFSFMMLSSKDGKWMFGEPFCIANGFFNTCFGIISTLTMTLISFDRYYAIVRQPQAKIGRRRAIQLLAAVWLCAVVFSFPWYLLRETSGRLVVHKQGFYHCMYVFHSGTSRMGTEYSVALIVVCYLLPFALMCFCHYNICKTVRLSEIRVRPVTTYAHLLRFYSEMRTATTVLIMIVFSIFCWGPYCLMGIITALGSYSFNPAMDTVAIWMAWANGAINPLIYAIRNPNISMLLGRSREEGYRTRNIAAYLSTQTQRRDAVRDRADRIRDRYVSRHGANSRLSSSSPANGGEVAMWACKNPAVFFCRDAHPDTITEPAVPKVETADTSL